A genomic window from Plasmodium reichenowi strain SY57 chromosome 6, whole genome shotgun sequence includes:
- a CDS encoding hypothetical protein (conserved Plasmodium protein, unknown function), with translation MEDAYAGLCSQSVFEPKMDFTLCINKSIKLFLKDINISKYDKNNVDNKNDVNTSDTKIIETSNDQNQNYQDDHNDQNNQNDQQSDILNNQHLLKENEAFLNGYLYFSRIGHNINLLLNELSSIKKDFKYLNKETRKKIKKFKQVKNKNIIYKDLLQDIKEKRKRKEIYEKLSIEIKKLDEVKKVQDKQKIEKDEINNLEHKILNIENIIKSNNDHIQETINQINKIVSENIQI, from the coding sequence atgGAAGATGCCTATGCAGGACTCTGTTCACAGAGCGTATTCGAACCCAAAATGGACTTTACGCTTTGCATAAACAAAtcaataaaattatttttaaaagatataaatatatccaaatatgataaaaataatgtagataataaaaatgatgtaAATACAAGTGATACCAAAATTATTGAAACTTCAAATGATCAAAATCAAAATTATCAAGATGATCACAATGATcaaaataatcaaaatgatCAACAGTCAGATATCTTAAATAATCAACATctattaaaagaaaatgaagcATTTTTAAATGGATATCTTTACTTTTCCAGAATTGGTCATAacataaatttattattaaatgaattgtcttcaataaaaaaagatttcaaatatttaaataaagaaacaagaaaaaaaattaaaaaattcaaacaagttaaaaacaaaaatattatatataaagatttattacaagatataaaagaaaaacgTAAGcgaaaagaaatatatgaaaaacTAAGCATcgaaataaaaaagttaGATGAAGTTAAAAAGGTACAagataaacaaaaaatagaaaaagacgaaataaataatttagagcataaaattttaaatatagaaaatattataaagtCTAATAATGATCATATACAAGAAACCATAAAtcaaattaataaaattgtaTCGGAGAATATACAGATATGA
- a CDS encoding hypothetical protein (conserved Plasmodium protein, unknown function): MPFYLSFFLLLVYNIVIKVYGCIQNFGVTKKNELLYINNKFLLCDKRFKKNKYNINKNVNCNFYTSCSRRNNNVVYFNKDKTTFVSLLNSPIVGIKINDDKCNADVIEEQDRKDKEEKKKNVKDDLKNVSNHLIKNIYTINNLPNHKNNYNLINLHHNEEPFAAFSPQFNNYSILKEKKNIYFYKHRNKLNDWLCTHYFPQNISCRYIKNVVSNFRLYDFNIKENILYHLLLMYIYYNKNDYMSFEKKIKLLNIVDQNKYKFILDHARVLHKVIKKEKYKIIKHIYNEKNKESNVHNKINDERHNTIPIYNIEYNNNNSYDDINYNNKIIDTYLKMRKKLNILFVTLKIENKQNVYKIYKKIKRNITFYDFYDRLLILNYFHISHKHRLVLMFFKKYIYKLLNKQNSFIINFINSFFSQNNILSKYMIYPKSTYNYSLYSVIQTHENTYEHIKDKYKLYYVPINTSNFIEYYMKNFFFPSYSPLHRYNNNNIYHNTLDTKFLLYLNMLHSFLEMKNFYFINKFIEQFCTYYSNNITNHVIYDDHKWSLFILTLSFLMRYVYMKRKFHIINLKEHQDYICTHYGKESDEYKMKDIKKEKNQMKKIKEKKYLLHNKDDNYLSYPIHIYNENIFNYEQNSCMTNSYDNLNHHIISYIKNVMTSTHKHNKRKSMYKNISVLLFLQYVFLLNLNIDTTHFLNKKSDTYFENSYNLGGTHNEKDPCNKKEKCNENVNSKFERIEKKENNKNQYRDDNNKYCDDNNKYCDDNNNYCDDNNKYCDDNNKYCDDNNKYCDDNNNYCDNNNNYAESKGKTYNISTFFPSHDKNITKDTYLDSNNFLLCFLIKGYKNILKSCLKETNSISDSMMFYNYNFEQLYYFIETYLNDYINKYYLIINDKNKQDEIILNIKPILDLFQINILFFFKLLHVLDICNYKNITLSIINKCKQKKWFKIINRKVIKLLINKFKCRNNKNYKNYENYKNYENYKNYKNYKKNLYIYSLTFIENKAISEYMDIYNKYKIIINSYDKKCIKKNFYSFIEGDIKINEKKKKNKIKNKIKNNNINNYNMSTKKCFKIFKKYTIPLNIKQLFFLFHHLQKFNLNYEIILLYNHLLKYNKYFKRNIYLDKDTEIMRKKKKDIKSSRHIYRNIFSIYINSILSVDNSLLLNNEEEIIKNKKNKKIKIKIKNFICPSTYCILYKTPLYIFLHFIKKYRNKKLQIAQQECDYTCHDHFDDDKNVYPLQNRKCVEEVKHMNIMQKEDLLKEGDLIKEGDLIKEGDLIKEGDLIKKEDLIKEGDLIKEGDLIKNDDNINRVNNLKNDDNINHINHGSINIKNSIEHIIGGNDFFTSLDEETLKKFKKSKLVNKFFNDAHNATYKLLTKKDYTLIFYIIMKYIYKHKIKYTYDILCNDKENNLNIKKKNKNRNKYYNNILYIYLYFLLTLKCYMNIYKMDQINFLIILKIFLIMGDMTSFENFLLINKNKKLIDDNILYINSLINNYFFDSYKNNIKALNEKDNNIIFPMEKGICIDMYIMKDKNLLIYNLNYYKLVKKFYNIFKHENILKIYFFFDCRKISHTLLNLSSIFYNLSFLNNQQFVKYICDKERILLSPKNIYEVSKFVIFYGNCMFKKSKIFEFLTSFCKNVSIQKNDLIKDAYVFSITGG, translated from the coding sequence ATGCCTTTTTAtctttccttttttttattacttgTTTATAACATTGTAATAAAAGTATATGGTTGTATTCAAAATTTTGGAGTtactaaaaaaaatgaattattatatataaacaataaatttttattatgtgaCAAGAggtttaaaaaaaataaatataatataaataaaaatgttaattgtaatttttatacatCATGTTCCagaagaaataataatgtagtttattttaataaagataaaacAACATTTGTAAGTTTATTAAATTCGCCTATTGTAGgtattaaaataaatgatgataaatGTAATGCGGATGTTATAGAAGAACAGGATCGCAAAGATaaggaagaaaaaaaaaaaaatgtaaaagaTGATTTAAAGAATGTAAGTAACCATcttataaagaatatatatactataaATAATCTTCCTAATCataagaataattataatttaattaatcTACATCATAATGAAGAACCCTTTGCTGCTTTTTCCCCacaatttaataattattcaatattaaaagaaaaaaaaaatatatatttttataaacatagaaataaattaaatgattGGTTATGTACACATTATTTTCCACAAAATATATCGTGTAggtatataaaaaatgtagtATCTAATTTTAGACTTTACGATTTTAATAttaaggaaaatatattgtatcATTTGTTGttaatgtatatttattataataagaatGATTATATGTCGTttgagaaaaaaataaagttattaaatattgttgatcaaaataaatataagttTATATTAGACCATGCAAGGGTATTACATAAGgtgataaaaaaagaaaaatataaaatcattaaacatatatataatgaaaaaaataaagaaagcaatgtacataataaaattaatgatGAGAGACATAATACAATACctatttataatatagaatataataataataattcatatgatgatattaattataataacaaaattattgatacgtatttaaaaatgagaaaaaaattaaatattctttttgtaactttaaaaatagaaaataaacaaaatgtatataaaatatataaaaaaataaaaagaaatataacattttatGATTTTTATGATCGCTTACttattttgaattattttcatatatcTCATAAACATCGTTTAGTATTAatgttttttaaaaaatatatatacaagttattaaataaacaaaatagttttataataaattttataaattcttttttttctcaaaataatattttatcaaaatatatgatatatcCAAAAagtacatataattattctttatatagTGTTATACAAACACATGAAAATACatatgaacatataaaagataaatacaaattatattatgtacCTATAAATACATCGAATTTTATAGAgtattatatgaaaaattttttttttccatcCTATTCACCACTCCatagatataataataataacatatatcataataCATTGGAcacaaaatttttattatatttaaatatgttacattcatttttagaaatgaaaaatttttattttattaataaatttatagaACAATTTTGCACGTACTATTCAAACAATATAACTAATCATGTAATATATGATGATCATAAATGGTccctttttattttaacaCTATCCTTTTTAATGagatatgtatatatgaaaagaaaatttcatataattaatttaaaagaacatcaagattatatatgtacacaTTATGGAAAAGAAAGtgatgaatataaaatgaaggatattaaaaaagaaaaaaatcaaatgaaaaaaataaaggaaaagaaatatCTTCTTCATAATAAAGATGATAATTACTTATCATATCCTATTCATATTTACAATgagaatatttttaattatgaGCAAAATTCTTGTATGACGAATTCttatgataatttaaatcatcatataatttcatatattaaaaatgtaatgACAAGCACacataaacataataaacGAAAAAgtatgtataaaaatatatccgttttattatttttacaatatgtttttttgcttaatttaaatatagaCACTactcattttttaaataaaaagtcagatacatattttgaaaatagCTATAATTTAGGAGGTACACATAACGAAAAGGATCCATGTAATAAGAAAGAAAAGTGTAATGAAAATGTTAATTCGAAATTTGAGAGgatagaaaaaaaagaaaataataaaaatcaatatcgtgatgataataataaatattgtgatgataataataaatactgtgatgataataataactattgtgatgataataataaatattgtgatgataataataaatattgtgatgataataataaatattgtgatgataataataactattgtgataataataataattatgcCGAAAGCAAAGGTAAGacttataatatatcaacTTTTTTCCCCTCACAtgacaaaaatataacGAAAGATACCTATTTAGAttctaataattttttattatgttttcttattaaaggatataaaaatattttaaaaagttGCTTGAAAGAAACAAATTCAATAAGTGACAGCATGATGTTTTATAATTACAACTTTGaacaattatattattttatcgaaacatatttaaatgattatataaataaatattatttaataattaatgataaaaataaacaagatgaaataattttaaatataaaaccTATTTTAGATTTGtttcaaataaatattctctttttttttaaattattacatgtattagatatatgtaattataaaaatattaccctatctattataaataagtgtaaacaaaaaaaatggtttaaaattattaatagaaaggttataaaattattaataaataaatttaaatgtagaaataataaaaattataaaaattatgaaaattataaaaattatgaaaattataaaaattataaaaattataaaaagaatttgtatatatactCCTTAACATTTATTGAAAATAAAGCAATATCTGAatatatggatatatataataaatataaaataattataaattcatatgataaaaaatgtattaaaaaaaatttctaTTCATTCATTGAAGGAGAtatcaaaataaatgaaaaaaaaaaaaaaaataaaataaaaaataaaataaaaaataataatattaataattataatatgtcAACAAAGAAGtgttttaaaatatttaagaaatataccataccattaaatataaaacaactcttctttctttttcatcatctacaaaaatttaatttaaattatgaaattatccttttatataaccatttgttgaaatataataaatattttaagagaaatatttatttagaCAAAGATACAGAAAttatgagaaaaaaaaagaaagataTAAAATCTTCAAGgcatatatatagaaatattttttctatttatattaattccATTTTAAGTGTAGataattcattattattaaataatgaggaagaaataataaaaaataaaaaaaataaaaaaattaaaattaaaataaaaaatttcatATGTCCATCTACATATTGTATCCTTTATAAAACCCctttgtatatatttcttcattttataaaaaagtataGAAACAAGAAACTACAAATCGCACAACAAGAATGTGATTATACTTGCCATGATCATTTTGATGACGATAAGAATGTTTATCCTTTACAGAATAGGAAATGTGTAGAAGAAGTTAaacatatgaatataatgCAAAAGGAGGATCTCTTAAAAGAAGGGGATCTCATAAAAGAAGGGGATCTCATAAAAGAAGGGGATCTCATAAAAGAAGGGGATCTCATAAAAAAAGAGGATCTCATAAAAGAAGGGGATCTCATAAAAGAAGGGGATCtcataaaaaatgatgataatataaaccGTGTGAATAACctaaaaaatgatgataatataaaccATATTAACCATGGCtctattaatattaaaaactCCATTGAACATATAATAGGTGGAAACGATTTCTTTACTTCCCTTGATGAAGAGACATTAAAGAAATTCAAAAAAAGTAAACTGGTGaacaaattttttaatgatGCACATAATGctacatataaattattaacCAAAAAAGACTACacattaatattttatattataatgaaatatatatataaacataaaataaaatatacatatgacattttatgtaatgataaagaaaataatttaaatataaagaaaaaaaataaaaataggaataaatattataataatatattatatatatatttatattttttattgaccttaaaatgttatatgaatatatataaaatggatcagataaattttttaattatattaaaaatatttttaataatggGTGACATGACTAGTTTTgaaaattttcttttaataaataaaaataagaaattgattgatgataatatattatatataaattctttaataaataattatttttttgatagTTATAAAAACAACATAAAAGCATTAAAcgaaaaagataataatattatatttcctatggaaaaaggaatatgtatagatatgtatataatgaaagataagaatttattaatatataatttaaattattacaaactagttaaaaaattttataacatatttaaacatgagaatatattaaaaatatattttttctttgaTTGTAGAAAAATATCACACacattattaaatttatcatcaatcttttataatttatcatttttaaacAATCAACaatttgtaaaatatatatgtgataaagaaagaattttattatctcctaaaaatatttatgagGTTTCTAAGTTTGTTATATTCTATGGAAATTGCATGTTTAAAAAGAGCAAAATTTTTGAATTCTTAACATCTTTTTGTAAAAATGTTTCtattcaaaaaaatgatttaatTAAAGATGCTTATGTCTTTTCAATCACAGGAGGATAA